Proteins from a genomic interval of Amphiura filiformis chromosome 9, Afil_fr2py, whole genome shotgun sequence:
- the LOC140160068 gene encoding uncharacterized protein produces MEEFNDFLQELTLLSGKLVLLGDFNFHVDEPERSDVSSFLTLLDSFGLKQHVDKPTHRSDHIIDLIITCDDEDLVRLCDVGLYHGSDHRIIRSTLQQRKPPPLRVKCTMRDFRNTDSLALNHDLNVQLNSDMNLQFGDVNHNVNDMLEHFNNVSLNVLDKYAPSATRSRLVRPRPPWYDEQIRAEKLEHRRLERKWMKSKQDDDRDAYRKQHVHYIKAVEASKKQYYYEKLLGAGAKETFQIIGVLLNQSVRILPTLYTPDVLSNKFGHFFTEKVDNIRASIISDSNVDSNFYCTDDMYTDVVIQNDLVCFRKLTQKEVRNIIMGCTNKSCHLDCLPTWLLKENIDVVLPRITQIVNTSITCGVFPDYLKQAIVTQSLKRPLWTGMNLRITGLFQI; encoded by the coding sequence ATGGAAGAGTTTAACGACTTCTTACAGGAGCTTACTCTGTTGTCGGGAAAACTAGTTCTGTTGGGCGATTTCAACTTTCATGTTGATGAGCCTGAAAGGTCTGATGTGTCTTCTTTTCTCACTCTTTTGGACTCTTTCGGCCTTAAACAACATGTTGATAAACCCACGCATAGATCGGACCATATTATTGATTTGATCATCACGTGTGATGATGAAGATTTAGTCAGATTATGTGATGTAGGTCTTTATCATGGCTCTGACCACAGAATAATTAGATCTACCCTGCAACAGAGAAAGCCTCCTCCCCTCAGAGTAAAGTGTACAATGCGTGATTTCAGGAACACTGACTCTCTAGCCCTTAACCATGATCTTAATGTGCAACTTAATTCTGATATGAACTTACAGTTTGGTGATGTAAACCATAATGTTAATGATATGTTGGAGCATTTTAATAATGTTTCTTTGAATGTACTTGATAAGTATGCCCCTTCAGCCACAAGATCGCGTCTTGTTCGTCCTAGGCCTCCTTGGTATGATGAGCAAATCCGAGCTGAGAAGCTGGAGCACCGTAGGCTCGAAAGAAAGTGGATGAAAAGTAAACAAGATGATGATAGAGATGCATACAGAAAACAACACGTTCATTACATCAAAGCGGTGGAGGCTTCAAAGAAACAGTATTATTATGAAAAGTTGCTTGGAGCAGGGGCTAAAGAAACCTTCCAGATAATAGGTGTTCTTTTAAATCAAAGTGTTAGAATCTTGCCTACATTATACACCCCTGATGTGCTGAGTAATAAGTTTGGTCACTTCTTTACTGAGAAGGTTGACAACATAAGAGCCAGTATTATTTCTGATAGTAATGTTGATAGTAATTTCTATTGTACTGATGATATGTATACTGATGTTGTTATTCAGAATGACTTAGTTTGCTTTAGAAAGCTTACGCAAAAGGAAGTCCGTAATATCATTATGGGTTGTACCAACAAATCGTGTCATCTGGATTGCTTACCAACATGGTTACTTAAAGAAAATATTGATGTTGTTTTACCAAGAATTACCCAGATTGTAAATACTTCTATCACTTGTGGTGTATTTCCTGATTATTTAAAGCAGGCTATTGTGACTCAGTCATTAAAAAGACCACTTTGGACTGGAATGAATTTAAGAATTACAGGCCTGTTTCAAATATAG